A window of Phyllopteryx taeniolatus isolate TA_2022b chromosome 19, UOR_Ptae_1.2, whole genome shotgun sequence contains these coding sequences:
- the LOC133469273 gene encoding solute carrier family 2, facilitated glucose transporter member 11-like, giving the protein MRETIKSQVHYKVTVLDKQYFAWRPQQNDYHKPKPPAGEPPQEAADKASSSTGTVEPEETSKAASSKTLALTVCSAAIGGTFQYGYNISMINSPTSYIQTFINNTYIARCGTALETTHVTLVWTLIVSAFPLGGLLGALLAGPMAVRFGRKNSLLFNNSFLFVGAVLVLLCRHAKSFEMIIFARFLVGINSGVSMNVQPMYFGESAPKHLRGAVAFSSAVFTAFGIFSGQVVGLTVVLGTEHLWPYLLASNMLPGLIQMLTLPWFPESPRYLLIDKGDREACIRALERLRGGVAPVLEIQEIVEEQQRYSDPGSAASAKTPCSLFKDPNLRSQLRTVMVASSAMMLCGNDSIYFYASYIFLQAGIPRDKIQYATIGTGASELTASILSNFLIERVGRKCLLVGGYTLMSCWTVIFTIALTLQQRGVEGMSTLSMVCVFAYILSFGLGPAGVTGILPAEIFDQSARPAAYMVAGSLMWLSLLLVGMLFPFIVGSLGSVCFLPFLAVCLLSAVFLGLTFPETKGKSLPEITAEFDRKNGWKMQGKQVDEPGEDHIEQEEVSCFTFLPEDLDNVTL; this is encoded by the exons ATGAGGGAAACTATAAAAAGCCAGGTGCATTACAAAGTCACTGTCCttgataaacaatattttgcCTGGCGCCCTCAGCAGAATGATTACCACAAGCCAAAG CCGCCGGCAGGAGAACCGCCACAAGAAGCAGCCGACAAAGCATCAAGTTCGACGGGAACTGTGGAACCAGAAGAAACCAGCAAAGCAGCAAGTTCCAAAACACTCGCGCTGACTGTTTGCTCGGCTGCCATAGGAGGCACCTTCCAGTATGGATACAATATTTCAATGATCAACTCTCCCACCAGCTACATCCAGACGTTCATCAATAATACATACATAGCACGCTGCGGCACTGCCTTGGAAACTACTCACGTCACTTTGGTTTGGACTCTTATTGTGTCAGCTTTCCCTCTGGGAGGTCTACTCGGAGCCCTACTAGCCGGACCAATGGCGGTCCGCTTTGGAAGGAAGAATTCTCTGCTTTTTAACAACTCATTTTTGTTCGTAGGTGCTGTTTTGGTTCTGCTGTGCAGGCACGCAAAATCATTCGAGATGATCATCTTCGCTCGGTTCCTAGTGGGCATTAACTCAGGGGTCAGTATGAATGTCCAGCCTATGTACTTTGGGGAAAGCGCCCCCAAACACCTCAGAGGCGCTGTGGCATTTTCCTCCGCTGTTTTTACGGCGTTTGGGATTTTCTCAGGTCAAGTTGTGGGGCTGACTGTGGTGTTGGGAACAGAACATCTCTGGCCCTACCTACTAGCCAGCAACATGCTGCCAGGGTTGATCCAGATGCTCACGCTACCTTGGTTCCCGGAAAGCCCCAGATATCTGCTCATTGACAAGGGAGACCGTGAAGCGTGCATCCGGGCACTAGAGAGACTCCGTGGTGGCGTGGCTCCAGTTTTGGAAATACAAGAAATAGTTGAAGAACAGCAGAGGTATTCCGATCCTGGATCTGCAGCTTCTGCGAAGACGCCCTGTTCCCTTTTTAAGGATCCTAACTTACGATCCCAGCTCCGAACGGTCATGGTGGCAAGCAGTGCCATGATGCTCTGTGGCAATGACTCCATCTACTTCTACGCGTCCTACATATTTCTTCAGGCAGGCATCCCCAGAGACAAAATCCAATATGCCACCATTGGCACAGGGGCATCTGAACTGACTGCTTCCATCCTGAGCAACTTCCTGATTGAACGAGTGGGCCGCAAGTGTCTTCTTGTTGGGGGCTACACTCTTATGTCTTGCTGGACTGTCATCTTCACAATAGCCCTCACACTCCAACAACGAGGAGTCGAAGGGATGTCCACCCTCAGCATGGTATGCGTGTTCGCCTACATCCTGAGCTTCGGCTTGGGCCCTGCAGGTGTGACAGGGATCCTGCCCGCAGAGATCTTTGACCAGTCGGCTCGTCCGGCAGCGTACATGGTTGCTGGATCGCTAATGTGGCTCAGTCTGCTCCTGGTGGGAATGTTGTTTCCCTTCATTGTCGGAAGTCTGGGGAGCGTCTGCTTCCTGCCGTTCTTGGCTGTGTGTTTGCTGTCGGCTGTATTTTTGGGGCTCACGTTCCCAGAGACGAAAGGCAAGAGCCTGCCTGAGATCACCGCAGAGTTCGATAGAAAGAACGGATGGAAGATGCAGGGAAAGCAGGTGGATGAGCCCGGGGAGGATCACATTGAGCAGGAGGAAGTCAGCTGCTTTACTTTCTTACCAGAAGATCTTGACAACGtgacattatga
- the LOC133469275 gene encoding RNA-binding protein with serine-rich domain 1-like: MLCRLLLVAVLLPAASCETWASSLTKKEDDKSKQGLKQKSGALKVWPEKDQGGVKNQTQRSASSGSSSSSSSSGSGSSSSSSASSSSSSRSSSSSSSTSPSPTRQRHNRQRSSSKSKLAKKDDRERRRRSPAPKPTKVYLGRLTRNVIKEHIQEIFSTYGKIKMIDMPMNHVHPHLSKGYAYIEFETPEEAEKALKHMDGGQIDGQEITVIAVLTPTMRAPPRRLSPPCRMPPPPLMWRRSPPRMRRRSPRRRSPVRRRS, encoded by the exons ATGCTTTGTCGGCTGCTTCTTGTGGCGGTTCTCCTGCCGGCGGCTTCATGTGAGACATG GGCATCCTCACTAACCAAAAAGGAGGATGACAAGAGTAAGCAAGGACTTAAACAGAAATCAGGAGCCTTGAAAGTTTGGCCTGAAAAAGACCAGGGCGGAGTGAAGAACCAAACACAACGCAGTGCTTCCAGTGGGAGTAGCAG CTCCAGCTCCAGTAGCGGCTCAGGTTCAAGTTCCAGCTCTTCCGCCTCCAGTTCCTCTAGCTCccgctcttcttcctcctcgtcATCTACCTCGCCAAGCCCCACCCGCCAACGACACAACAGGCAACGCTCCAGCTCAAA GTCCAAATTGGCCAAGAAAGATGATCGTGAACGGAGAAGGAGGAGTCCAGCTCCGAAACCCACCAAAGTTTACCTGGGCCGGCTAACAAGAAATGTCATCAAG GAACACATTCAGGAGATCTTCTCCACCTACGGCAAGATCAAGATGATTGACATGCCCATGAACCACGTTCACCCTCATCTGTCCAAGGGCTACGCCTACATAGAGTTTGAGACCCCCGAAGAAGCAGAGAAGGCACTCAAACACATGGATGGAG GACAGATAGATGGTCAGGAGATTACAGTCATAGCCGTCCTGACGCCTACAATGCGCGCCCCACCTCGGAGGTTGTCCCCTCCCTGCAGAATGCCGCCTCCACCCCTGATGTGGCGACGCTCTCCGCCTCGGATGAGGAGAAG GTCTCCCAGGCGGCGCTCCCCAGTCCGACGCAGGTCCTGA